One stretch of Candidatus Tanganyikabacteria bacterium DNA includes these proteins:
- the dut gene encoding dUTP diphosphatase gives MARLSEGARVPRVMQEGDVAADLYSAVDLVIQARGRAVVPTDVAIELPSGYRGRIFPRSGLAARHGIDVGAGLIDESYRDAIGVLLFNHSDEPFQIRAGDRIAQLAVEPYVLPEFREVEQVAGTARTPGWGSSGLR, from the coding sequence TTGGCGCGACTTTCCGAAGGCGCCCGGGTGCCCCGGGTCATGCAGGAGGGGGACGTGGCGGCCGACCTGTATTCGGCGGTGGATCTGGTGATCCAGGCCCGTGGCAGGGCGGTCGTGCCCACTGACGTCGCGATCGAGTTGCCGTCCGGCTACCGGGGGCGCATCTTCCCGCGATCCGGACTGGCCGCCCGCCATGGCATCGACGTCGGGGCCGGCCTGATCGACGAGTCGTACCGCGACGCCATCGGCGTGCTGCTGTTCAACCATTCCGACGAACCGTTCCAGATCCGCGCGGGCGATCGCATCGCCCAGCTTGCGGTCGAACCGTACGTCCTGCCGGAGTTCCGGGAGGTCGAGCAGGTCGCGGGCACGGCGCGCACGCCCGGGTGGGGATCGTCCGGGCTGAGGTAA